One region of Candidatus Paceibacterota bacterium genomic DNA includes:
- a CDS encoding response regulator encodes MDKKILIVEDDKFLRELISQKLSKEGYEIVEAADGEEGVKKAKEEKPSLVLLDLILPGIDGFDVLERLKEDSALEGIPVIIISNLGQREDIERGLKMGAVDFLVKAHHTPLEIIEKIKEFLK; translated from the coding sequence ATGGACAAGAAAATTTTAATAGTTGAGGATGATAAGTTCCTAAGGGAGCTTATATCCCAGAAACTTTCCAAAGAAGGATATGAGATCGTTGAAGCTGCTGACGGAGAAGAAGGGGTAAAGAAGGCGAAAGAAGAAAAGCCTTCTCTTGTTCTCCTTGATTTGATTCTTCCGGGAATTGACGGCTTTGATGTTTTAGAGCGATTGAAAGAAGATTCTGCTCTTGAAGGAATTCCTGTTATAATCATTTCAAATCTTGGCCAAAGGGAAGATATTGAAAGAGGACTGAAAATGGGAGCTGTTGATTTTTTGGTCAAAGCGCACCATACGCCGCTTGAGATAATCGAAAAAATAAAGGAATTTTTGAAATAA
- the mutM gene encoding DNA-formamidopyrimidine glycosylase: protein MPELPEVETIVLDLKEKIIGKTIKDVWTDTPNIIKKPKNFSLFKKEIIGRRIEKIFRKGKNIVFVLSGNYFLLTHLKMTGHFLFGKWTFNEKRWVSQKEGPLNDPMNLFIRVVFFFEDGFMLSLSDLRKFAKMELSKEEPDFRLLGPDIFEISFDNFFEKIKNQKGKIKQVLMNQELVSGIGNIYADEILWKSKIHPFKKADSLSKEEIKLIFKFSQEILKLSLKLKGDSMSDYRRVDGSKGEFQKEHKVYRRTGKNCFACKEKIERIKIGGRSAHFCPNCQIL from the coding sequence ATGCCTGAATTGCCCGAAGTTGAAACAATAGTCCTTGATCTTAAGGAAAAAATAATCGGAAAAACGATTAAAGATGTTTGGACGGATACTCCTAATATAATAAAAAAGCCCAAAAACTTTTCTCTTTTTAAAAAAGAAATTATTGGGAGGCGGATTGAAAAAATATTCAGAAAAGGAAAAAATATCGTTTTTGTCCTGTCGGGAAATTATTTTCTCTTAACTCATTTAAAAATGACCGGGCATTTTCTTTTTGGAAAATGGACATTTAATGAAAAAAGATGGGTTTCTCAGAAAGAGGGCCCTTTGAATGACCCGATGAATCTTTTTATAAGAGTAGTTTTCTTCTTTGAAGACGGATTTATGCTTTCTCTTTCTGATCTTAGAAAATTTGCCAAAATGGAATTATCCAAAGAAGAGCCGGATTTTCGCCTTTTAGGGCCTGATATTTTTGAAATTTCTTTTGATAATTTTTTTGAAAAGATTAAGAATCAAAAAGGAAAGATAAAGCAGGTTTTAATGAATCAAGAACTGGTTTCCGGAATAGGCAATATATATGCCGATGAAATCCTTTGGAAATCAAAAATACATCCTTTTAAAAAAGCAGATTCTTTAAGTAAAGAGGAAATAAAACTTATTTTCAAATTCTCGCAAGAAATTCTTAAATTATCATTGAAATTGAAAGGCGACAGCATGAGTGATTATCGGAGAGTTGACGGAAGCAAGGGAGAATTCCAAAAAGAGCATAAAGTATACAGAAGAACCGGAAAAAACTGTTTTGCTTGCAAAGAAAAAATAGAAAGGATAAAAATAGGAGGGAGGAGCGCTCATTTTTGCCCAAATTGCCAAATATTATGA
- the holA gene encoding DNA polymerase III subunit delta — protein MIIFLYGKDTYRIREKTREIISRYGEKHKSGVNLRRFDCLRDNFSMKEIAVQSSQKSIFEEKKLYLLSGVFSKKDEFLEEIDSFVSSENIFLLSEEEVDEKEKTFKILKEKSSLQKFDFLSGANLKKWIKKEFEKYGKTIDEKALFLFASSVKGDLWKASNEIIKISCFSEKKEITEEDIKKLTCFDIKSEIFKTIDAIAEKKKKEAIGHIRSHIEKGENPLYLLTMIIYQFRNILTVKDLLERGEDYSSILKKTKMHPFVFRKTYNQSLKFTLPELKEIYKYLTKADLDIKTGKNQKELSLELLIAAL, from the coding sequence ATGATTATTTTTCTTTACGGAAAAGATACTTATAGAATAAGGGAAAAGACAAGAGAGATTATTTCCCGTTATGGCGAAAAACATAAAAGCGGCGTTAATTTAAGGCGCTTTGATTGTCTTAGGGATAATTTTTCAATGAAAGAAATTGCCGTTCAATCTTCTCAAAAGTCAATATTTGAAGAAAAAAAGCTTTATCTTCTTTCTGGCGTTTTCTCAAAAAAAGACGAATTTTTAGAAGAAATAGACAGTTTTGTTTCTTCTGAAAATATATTTTTACTTTCAGAAGAAGAAGTGGATGAAAAAGAGAAGACCTTTAAGATATTGAAAGAAAAATCTTCCTTGCAGAAATTTGATTTTTTAAGCGGGGCAAATCTTAAAAAATGGATTAAAAAGGAATTTGAAAAATACGGAAAGACGATAGATGAAAAAGCTCTTTTTCTTTTTGCATCTTCCGTTAAAGGGGATCTGTGGAAAGCGAGCAATGAAATCATTAAAATTTCCTGTTTTTCGGAAAAGAAAGAGATAACGGAAGAAGACATAAAAAAGTTAACTTGCTTTGATATTAAAAGCGAGATTTTTAAGACAATTGACGCTATAGCTGAAAAAAAGAAAAAAGAGGCGATAGGGCATATTCGATCTCATATTGAAAAAGGAGAAAATCCTCTTTATCTTTTAACTATGATTATTTACCAATTCAGAAATATTTTAACTGTTAAAGACCTTCTTGAAAGAGGAGAAGATTACAGTAGTATTCTTAAAAAGACAAAAATGCATCCTTTCGTCTTTAGAAAAACCTATAATCAATCTTTAAAATTTACTTTGCCGGAACTAAAAGAGATTTATAAATATTTAACAAAAGCCGACCTGGATATTAAAACAGGTAAAAATCAAAAGGAATTGTCTTTAGAGCTTTTAATTGCCGCTCTCTAG
- the rpsT gene encoding 30S ribosomal protein S20, whose amino-acid sequence MPTTKSAQKALLQNKKRRIENRNSIKKSRGLVKKVNLLIGKKEKEEAKKMIPEIYKALDKAAKKGVIKKKNASRKKSRLTKAIQKLESGN is encoded by the coding sequence ATGCCAACAACAAAATCTGCGCAAAAGGCGCTTTTACAAAATAAAAAAAGGAGGATTGAAAACAGAAATTCAATCAAAAAAAGCCGAGGACTTGTTAAAAAAGTCAATTTATTGATTGGAAAGAAAGAGAAAGAAGAAGCAAAAAAAATGATTCCCGAAATTTACAAGGCCCTGGATAAGGCGGCAAAAAAGGGAGTAATAAAGAAAAAAAACGCTTCAAGAAAAAAGTCACGGCTTACCAAGGCAATCCAAAAGCTAGAGAGCGGCAATTAA
- a CDS encoding radical SAM protein — MKTQKLFRIIIPSFPEVNIYSRAARFTTALGPIMVATAANLTTNWQVEVIDENNYRGHRFLGLPDHSFLQKERPASAVGFYCGLTSTIERVWELAKFYRNQGAFTVAGGWHAFNFPKEQLEHDIHVVVHGEGEGAIGKILDVFSGREVSLFEIPGISFLDKKHPVIAKGRLEFPNLDNLPFPDFGLLKYAKVKIYPIGRIRGCSKLCEFCSVRGKSRWQSPEYLFNLVSLLNSARGAKKFFLVDDRMEEDFEGTFRFFEMVREKFNNSLRINVQTRLETAKKPEFLELMKEAGVSSVFVGYESPETEDLKAMKKGYSSSKMVEWTKILRKYFWVHGMFIFGYPKKGGNKSPKNGKERAKIFSRFIRKAGLDSVQVLHPIPLPGTELRARLEEEGRIFPLSVVPWKKYDGNTACFIPDDMTVREFQELPIRIMRGFYGFSSFFRLCLRTVLFPFDYFLRGWSVWHSAWKRDFVRYFGHRLVVAWQKKQKEERFVEKLEDYLKK, encoded by the coding sequence ATGAAAACTCAAAAGCTTTTTAGAATCATTATTCCTTCTTTTCCGGAGGTAAATATTTATTCTCGGGCCGCTCGTTTTACAACGGCTCTTGGGCCTATTATGGTTGCAACTGCCGCCAATCTTACCACAAATTGGCAAGTTGAAGTTATTGATGAAAATAATTACCGCGGTCATCGTTTTTTAGGCCTTCCGGACCATTCTTTTCTTCAAAAAGAAAGGCCTGCAAGCGCGGTAGGATTTTATTGCGGACTTACAAGCACGATTGAGAGGGTTTGGGAGCTTGCCAAATTTTATCGCAATCAGGGGGCTTTTACCGTAGCCGGCGGCTGGCACGCTTTTAACTTTCCAAAAGAACAGCTTGAACATGATATTCATGTTGTGGTTCACGGAGAAGGAGAAGGAGCGATTGGAAAAATTTTAGATGTTTTTTCAGGAAGGGAAGTTTCCCTTTTTGAAATTCCCGGAATTTCTTTTCTGGATAAAAAACATCCTGTCATTGCAAAAGGACGCTTGGAATTTCCGAATTTAGACAATCTTCCTTTTCCCGACTTTGGCCTGCTAAAGTATGCCAAGGTAAAAATTTATCCGATAGGGAGAATAAGGGGCTGTTCTAAACTCTGCGAATTCTGCAGCGTCAGGGGAAAATCCCGCTGGCAGAGTCCTGAATATTTGTTTAATTTGGTCAGCTTGCTGAATTCAGCAAGAGGAGCTAAAAAGTTCTTTCTTGTTGATGATAGAATGGAGGAGGATTTTGAAGGGACTTTTCGCTTTTTTGAAATGGTTAGGGAAAAATTTAACAATTCTCTAAGAATTAATGTTCAAACGCGGCTTGAAACCGCAAAAAAGCCGGAATTTCTAGAGCTAATGAAAGAAGCTGGGGTTTCCAGCGTTTTTGTTGGCTATGAGTCCCCTGAAACGGAGGACTTGAAAGCCATGAAAAAGGGATATTCTTCTTCAAAAATGGTTGAATGGACGAAGATTCTTCGAAAATATTTTTGGGTGCATGGCATGTTTATTTTCGGGTATCCTAAAAAAGGCGGCAACAAATCCCCAAAAAACGGAAAAGAGAGGGCTAAAATATTTTCCCGTTTTATTAGGAAGGCCGGACTTGATAGCGTTCAAGTCCTTCATCCTATTCCCCTTCCGGGAACGGAATTAAGAGCGCGGCTTGAAGAAGAAGGAAGGATTTTTCCTCTTAGTGTGGTTCCTTGGAAAAAATATGACGGGAATACAGCTTGTTTTATTCCTGATGATATGACCGTCAGGGAATTTCAAGAGCTTCCTATAAGGATAATGAGGGGATTTTATGGATTTTCAAGCTTTTTCCGCCTCTGTCTGAGAACGGTTCTTTTTCCTTTTGACTATTTTCTGAGAGGATGGTCTGTTTGGCACAGTGCCTGGAAAAGGGACTTTGTTCGCTATTTCGGGCATCGGCTTGTCGTTGCCTGGCAAAAGAAGCAAAAAGAGGAAAGGTTTGTGGAAAAATTGGAAGATTATTTGAAAAAATAA
- a CDS encoding Holliday junction ATP-dependent DNA helicase RuvA, which yields MISYLEGKIILKKEKYVVLFSNGIGYKIFLSQKNILKIKENEKISFFSFLEVKENALNLYGFLNSEELEFFETVEKIRGVGPKAALEISSIGTLKSLKERILKQDEGLLYGISGIGKKKAMAILFELGEKIKKGASHNKGDVVLESLVNLGFSRQKARETISEIDFEGKTVEEKIKIALKVLAEKGL from the coding sequence ATGATATCTTATCTTGAAGGAAAAATTATCTTAAAAAAGGAGAAGTACGTTGTTCTTTTTTCAAACGGAATCGGGTATAAGATTTTTTTATCCCAAAAAAATATTTTAAAAATAAAAGAAAACGAAAAAATATCTTTTTTTTCTTTTTTGGAGGTGAAAGAAAACGCCCTTAACTTGTATGGTTTTTTAAATTCAGAAGAGCTTGAGTTTTTTGAAACTGTAGAAAAAATAAGGGGGGTGGGGCCGAAGGCCGCCCTTGAAATATCTTCAATAGGAACTTTGAAATCTTTAAAAGAAAGAATATTAAAGCAAGACGAAGGACTTCTCTATGGAATTTCCGGAATCGGAAAGAAGAAAGCGATGGCTATTCTTTTTGAACTTGGAGAGAAAATAAAAAAAGGAGCTTCCCATAATAAAGGAGATGTTGTTCTTGAGTCACTGGTTAATCTTGGTTTTTCGCGCCAAAAGGCAAGGGAAACTATTTCGGAAATTGATTTTGAAGGGAAAACCGTTGAAGAGAAAATCAAAATCGCCCTGAAGGTCTTGGCAGAGAAAGGATTGTAA
- the murE gene encoding UDP-N-acetylmuramyl-tripeptide synthetase, with protein sequence MLINFLKDIYHFSLAFLGALIYRFPSKKIKVIGVTGTKGKTTTTNFIFAILKEAEYNVALSSSSIFKIKEKEWKNRLKMTMPGRFKLQKLLRQAVRENCDYFVLEVTSEGIKQYRHLFIDFDVAVFTNLSLEHIESHGSFENYRDAKLKLFKKTKKTHVINGDDENASFFVKIPSEKKIILGKNKIEAEEIKETEKGIDFKIKGVEFNLPVLGRFNAYNALLASMTALSEGVSLEISSRALKKVFIEGRMEIVSRNPLVIVDYAHTPVSLEAVYKTLFNIKKGKMICVLGSCGGGRDKWKRPVFGKIALSYCDEIIITNEDPYDEDPLKIIEEVAKSTEGKGQKILDRKEAISKAMSSANSNDIVVITGKGSEVWMCISNGRKIPWDDRKIAKEELLKLKKNSDKKSF encoded by the coding sequence ATGTTAATTAATTTTTTAAAAGATATCTATCATTTTTCATTGGCTTTTTTAGGAGCTTTGATATACCGCTTCCCTTCAAAAAAAATAAAAGTTATAGGGGTAACGGGGACAAAAGGAAAAACAACGACAACCAATTTTATTTTCGCCATTTTAAAAGAGGCGGAATATAATGTTGCCCTTTCTTCTTCTTCTATATTCAAAATAAAAGAAAAAGAGTGGAAAAACCGCCTTAAAATGACAATGCCCGGCCGTTTTAAGCTTCAAAAACTTTTAAGACAGGCAGTAAGGGAAAACTGCGATTACTTTGTTCTTGAAGTAACGTCAGAAGGTATAAAGCAGTATCGCCATCTTTTTATTGATTTTGATGTTGCCGTTTTTACGAATCTTTCTTTGGAGCATATTGAATCGCACGGAAGCTTTGAAAATTACCGCGATGCAAAATTGAAGCTTTTTAAAAAAACAAAAAAAACCCATGTAATAAACGGAGATGATGAAAATGCTTCTTTTTTCGTTAAAATTCCTTCTGAAAAGAAAATTATTCTCGGTAAAAATAAAATAGAGGCAGAAGAAATAAAAGAAACGGAAAAAGGAATTGATTTTAAGATAAAAGGAGTGGAATTTAATTTGCCGGTTCTTGGAAGATTCAATGCATATAATGCTCTTTTAGCTTCCATGACGGCTCTTTCAGAAGGCGTTTCGCTTGAAATATCAAGCAGGGCCTTAAAAAAGGTTTTTATTGAAGGAAGAATGGAAATTGTTTCTAGAAATCCTCTTGTGATTGTTGATTATGCTCATACTCCCGTATCTCTTGAAGCGGTCTATAAAACTCTTTTTAATATCAAAAAAGGAAAAATGATTTGCGTTTTGGGCTCTTGCGGAGGAGGAAGGGATAAATGGAAAAGGCCTGTTTTTGGGAAAATTGCCCTCTCTTATTGCGATGAGATTATAATCACAAACGAAGACCCTTATGATGAAGATCCTTTGAAGATAATAGAGGAAGTGGCAAAAAGTACAGAAGGAAAAGGGCAAAAGATATTGGATAGAAAAGAGGCCATTTCAAAAGCAATGTCTTCTGCAAATTCAAATGATATTGTTGTTATTACAGGCAAGGGTTCTGAAGTTTGGATGTGTATTTCAAACGGAAGGAAAATTCCTTGGGACGACAGGAAGATAGCAAAAGAGGAACTTTTGAAACTGAAAAAGAATTCCGATAAAAAATCTTTTTGA